Proteins encoded by one window of Modestobacter marinus:
- a CDS encoding Nramp family divalent metal transporter: MYLSKTEAAVLTSTLPRTLPRPTPPAPKAKRKLWPLLGPAFVAAVAYVDPGNFATNFSGGASFGYTLLWVIVAANLMAMLIQTLTAKLGLATGRDLATCCRERLPRPVTWGLWAQAEAVAIATDLAEIVGGAVALNLLFGVPLWMGGIITAVVAFILLAAQSRGFRPFERVITGLLLVIGGGFVYTLIGAGVDPGGVASGMVPSFAGTDSLLLATGILGATVMPHVIYVHSALTPGRYGDTVTAGRTHTGRRGLLRAQRIDVFIAMGLAGLVNAAMLVIAAQLFTAGDGIESLESVHAGLGDQLGSGAALAFAVALLAAGFASSSVGTHAGQVVMAGFLRKHIPVLVRRLITLAPALLVLGLGGDPTTALVWSQVVLCFGIPFALVPLLWLTSRRDLMGGWVNRRVTTLTGSVVAALIIALNGYLLVSTFLG, from the coding sequence GTGTACCTGTCGAAGACCGAGGCCGCCGTCCTCACCAGCACGCTGCCGCGCACCCTGCCGCGGCCCACCCCACCGGCGCCGAAGGCCAAGCGCAAGCTGTGGCCGCTGCTCGGGCCGGCGTTCGTCGCCGCGGTCGCCTACGTCGACCCGGGGAACTTCGCGACGAACTTCTCCGGCGGTGCCTCGTTCGGCTACACCCTGCTGTGGGTGATCGTCGCGGCCAACCTGATGGCGATGCTCATCCAGACGCTCACCGCCAAGCTGGGGCTGGCGACCGGGCGGGACCTGGCCACCTGCTGCCGCGAGCGGCTCCCCCGGCCGGTCACCTGGGGGCTGTGGGCGCAGGCCGAGGCGGTCGCGATCGCCACCGACCTGGCCGAGATCGTCGGCGGGGCGGTCGCGCTGAACCTGCTGTTCGGGGTGCCGCTGTGGATGGGCGGGATCATCACCGCGGTCGTCGCGTTCATCCTGCTGGCCGCCCAGTCGCGGGGCTTCCGGCCGTTCGAGCGGGTGATCACCGGGCTGCTGCTGGTCATCGGCGGCGGGTTCGTCTACACGTTGATCGGCGCCGGGGTCGACCCCGGCGGCGTCGCCTCGGGCATGGTGCCCAGCTTCGCCGGCACCGACAGCCTGCTGCTGGCCACCGGCATCCTGGGCGCCACGGTCATGCCGCACGTCATCTACGTGCACTCCGCGCTCACCCCGGGCCGCTACGGCGACACCGTCACCGCGGGCAGGACGCACACCGGACGGCGGGGCCTGCTGCGCGCCCAGCGGATCGACGTCTTCATCGCCATGGGCCTGGCCGGGCTGGTCAACGCCGCGATGCTGGTCATCGCCGCGCAGCTGTTCACCGCCGGCGACGGCATCGAGTCGCTGGAGAGCGTGCACGCCGGCCTGGGCGACCAGCTCGGCAGCGGCGCGGCCCTGGCCTTCGCCGTCGCCCTGCTCGCGGCCGGGTTCGCCAGCTCCTCGGTCGGCACCCACGCCGGCCAGGTCGTCATGGCCGGCTTCCTGCGCAAGCACATCCCGGTGCTGGTCCGCCGGCTGATCACCCTGGCCCCGGCCCTGCTGGTGCTGGGCCTGGGCGGCGACCCGACGACGGCGCTGGTCTGGTCGCAGGTCGTGCTCTGCTTCGGCATCCCGTTCGCCCTGGTGCCACTGCTCTGGCTCACCAGCCGCCGCGACCTGATGGGCGGCTGGGTCAACCGGCGGGTCACCACGCTCACCGGCTCGGTCGTCGCCGCGCTGATCATCGCCCTGAACGGCTACCTGCTGGTGAGCACCTTCCTCGGCTGA
- a CDS encoding dihydrofolate reductase family protein: protein MGAIKVHEFTTVDGVVDVPMWTMDYGFPDDLAASIGQLTGSSSGILLGRTTFEMFAPAWSTRTVEDDPGAPFFNDTTKYVVSSTLTDAESVWRNSTVVGGYSAERIRALKDEQDGDLYVSGSATLVRAMLADGLVDELHLYVYPLAVGTGIRLFPEGTSRLLSLAGAESLSNGVAHLTYGPTAA from the coding sequence ATGGGCGCGATCAAGGTCCACGAGTTCACCACCGTCGACGGGGTCGTCGACGTCCCGATGTGGACGATGGACTACGGCTTCCCCGACGACCTGGCCGCCTCGATCGGGCAGCTGACCGGCTCGTCCTCGGGGATCCTGCTCGGCCGGACCACCTTCGAGATGTTCGCCCCGGCCTGGTCGACCCGGACCGTCGAGGACGACCCGGGCGCGCCGTTCTTCAACGACACGACCAAGTACGTGGTCAGCTCGACGCTGACCGACGCCGAGTCGGTCTGGCGGAACTCGACCGTGGTCGGCGGGTACTCCGCCGAGCGGATCCGGGCGCTGAAGGACGAGCAGGACGGCGACCTCTACGTCAGTGGCAGCGCCACGCTGGTGCGGGCGATGCTCGCCGACGGCCTGGTCGACGAGCTGCACCTCTACGTCTACCCCCTGGCCGTCGGGACGGGCATCCGGCTGTTCCCGGAGGGCACGTCCCGGCTGCTGTCCCTGGCCGGCGCCGAGAGCCTGTCCAACGGCGTCGCCCACCTGACTTACGGGCCGACCGCCGCCTGA
- a CDS encoding phosphotransferase enzyme family protein, translated as MRSQGFTDCPEPLGYDAEGREVLSFVAGEVPVDPLPAHATASESMETLAVLIRRLHEAADGWTPPADAVWGGVPGVRPAGVIPLFDRPELVSHMDYCPGNIVFSDERPTALIDFDLARPTTRVADLANALYWWAPLLDPVDRAPSLVEADVPARVRAFADAYGMTAEQRAQLIPVANRMVANFALTSRAAAEVDPVFRRWWDEGLDDQMPRAVAWLTAESSALQGAL; from the coding sequence GTGCGCAGCCAGGGCTTCACCGACTGCCCCGAACCGCTCGGCTACGACGCCGAAGGGCGGGAGGTCCTGTCGTTCGTGGCAGGGGAGGTCCCGGTGGACCCGCTGCCCGCCCATGCCACCGCGAGTGAATCGATGGAGACCCTGGCGGTCCTCATCCGTCGTCTGCACGAAGCAGCAGACGGGTGGACACCACCGGCCGACGCCGTATGGGGTGGGGTTCCCGGCGTCCGACCCGCGGGCGTGATCCCGCTGTTCGACCGACCCGAGCTCGTGTCGCACATGGACTACTGCCCCGGCAACATCGTCTTCTCCGACGAACGCCCCACCGCCCTGATCGACTTCGATCTGGCGCGGCCGACCACGCGGGTGGCCGACCTTGCGAACGCCCTCTACTGGTGGGCTCCGCTGCTCGACCCGGTGGACCGAGCTCCTTCGCTGGTCGAGGCGGACGTGCCCGCCCGGGTGCGTGCCTTCGCCGATGCCTACGGCATGACAGCCGAGCAACGCGCCCAGCTGATCCCGGTGGCGAACCGCATGGTGGCCAACTTCGCCCTGACGTCACGAGCGGCCGCTGAGGTCGACCCGGTCTTCCGCCGGTGGTGGGACGAGGGCCTCGACGATCAGATGCCCCGAGCCGTTGCGTGGCTGACCGCCGAGTCCAGCGCGCTCCAGGGCGCCCTCTGA
- a CDS encoding SDR family NAD(P)-dependent oxidoreductase: MEISGARIWVTGASTGIGAALAAELADRGAQVAISARNAEQLAEVAGSRMVVVPLDVTDRAATVAAGERVRQALGGLDVAVLNAGTWSSFHVEPWDSQLFADHLQVNVMGAVHTMEAVVPQMLAAGRGRIVGVASVAGYRGLPGSEAYNAGKAALINLLESLRGSLAPRGVVVQIVNPGFVTTRMTDRNTFPMPFKVPADVAARTIADGIAADKAEVVFPVPMMIGMKLARLLPVRLWTRLTAELARRGVTRAPSAEPPPSAQR; the protein is encoded by the coding sequence ATGGAGATCTCCGGTGCACGGATCTGGGTCACCGGCGCCTCGACCGGCATCGGCGCGGCGCTGGCGGCCGAACTGGCCGACCGGGGCGCCCAGGTGGCGATCAGCGCCCGCAACGCCGAGCAGCTCGCTGAGGTGGCCGGGAGCCGGATGGTCGTCGTCCCGCTGGACGTCACCGACCGGGCGGCGACCGTGGCGGCCGGTGAGCGGGTGCGGCAGGCCCTGGGCGGACTGGACGTCGCCGTGCTCAACGCCGGCACCTGGTCGTCGTTCCACGTGGAACCGTGGGACTCCCAGCTCTTCGCCGACCACCTGCAGGTCAACGTCATGGGCGCGGTGCACACCATGGAGGCCGTCGTCCCGCAGATGCTGGCCGCCGGCCGGGGCCGCATCGTCGGTGTCGCCTCGGTCGCCGGGTACCGCGGCCTGCCCGGGTCGGAGGCCTACAACGCCGGCAAGGCGGCGCTGATCAACCTGCTGGAGAGCCTGCGCGGCTCGCTGGCCCCGCGCGGTGTCGTCGTCCAGATCGTGAACCCGGGGTTCGTGACCACCCGGATGACCGACCGGAACACCTTCCCCATGCCGTTCAAGGTCCCCGCGGACGTCGCCGCACGCACGATCGCCGACGGCATCGCCGCGGACAAGGCCGAGGTCGTCTTCCCGGTGCCGATGATGATCGGGATGAAGCTGGCTAGGCTGCTCCCAGTCCGGCTGTGGACCCGGCTCACCGCCGAGCTGGCCCGCCGCGGCGTGACCAGGGCACCCAGCGCCGAGCCGCCGCCGTCCGCTCAGCGGTGA
- the fabG gene encoding 3-oxoacyl-ACP reductase FabG, whose amino-acid sequence MAQQRTAIITGAARGIGAAIARRFAQDGMAVAVLDLDEAACADTVGEIQKAGGEALAVGANVAEEESVNAAVERIAAELGAPTVLVNNAGITRDNLLFKMSVADWDAVMGVHLRGAFLMSKAAQKHMVEAEYGRIVNLSSVSALGNRGQVNYSAAKAGMQGFTKTLAIELGRYNVTANAIAPGFIETEMTAQTAERVGVPFEQFKEMAAKQIPVARVGQPEDIAHTASFLCSEGAGFVSGQVIYVAGGPRA is encoded by the coding sequence GTGGCTCAGCAGCGGACGGCGATCATCACAGGTGCGGCGCGCGGGATCGGCGCGGCCATCGCGCGGCGGTTCGCGCAGGACGGGATGGCGGTCGCCGTCCTCGACCTGGACGAGGCGGCCTGCGCCGACACGGTCGGGGAGATCCAGAAGGCCGGCGGCGAGGCGCTCGCGGTCGGTGCGAACGTCGCCGAGGAGGAGTCGGTCAACGCCGCGGTCGAGCGGATCGCCGCCGAGCTGGGCGCCCCGACGGTGCTGGTGAACAACGCCGGGATCACCCGGGACAACCTGCTGTTCAAGATGAGCGTCGCCGACTGGGACGCCGTCATGGGCGTGCACCTGCGGGGCGCCTTCCTGATGAGCAAGGCGGCGCAGAAGCACATGGTCGAGGCCGAGTACGGCCGGATCGTGAACCTGTCCAGCGTCTCGGCGCTGGGCAACCGCGGCCAGGTCAACTACTCCGCGGCCAAGGCCGGCATGCAGGGCTTCACCAAGACCCTCGCCATCGAGCTGGGCCGGTACAACGTGACCGCCAACGCGATCGCCCCCGGCTTCATCGAGACCGAGATGACCGCGCAGACCGCCGAGCGGGTGGGCGTGCCGTTCGAGCAGTTCAAGGAGATGGCCGCCAAGCAGATCCCGGTCGCCCGGGTCGGCCAGCCCGAGGACATCGCGCACACCGCGTCGTTCCTGTGCAGCGAGGGCGCGGGCTTCGTCTCCGGCCAGGTCATCTACGTCGCCGGCGGCCCCCGCGCCTGA
- a CDS encoding DUF6297 family protein: MGDTLSGLTSAGVLVALCGGAVSSLREQIAARPAVDAAVLPGGLTAAAVALSLAAGLTALFARLGPVSATPAAAAWWLPLPAGRRGLLRGELRRAVGLAVAAALAVGVPVVLAWSRTPAGVLAGLAAGALLPGAAVGVLVVRQAGGGGRWVPPVAGAVTALALVGPAVAGCVVAGLGVDLPDVAGGWLPAPVATGLLGGLLVVAVLCLALADRRLADLSAGALRASGETAQYATASVFSLDTRELGRALGTTVRRPRRPLAWRWVRRPWQAVVAGDLAVLARSPWRWGQLAAGAALPVLAARTEGLAELPALVAVTVALGWGTAATSLGEPSRRAVAAPAADRALPLGGAAVVWARAVVPVAVLAGVCGVSALLVGQGAGAPAAWLALGAATAPAWAGAAVRAGYRPDLDWSGPVLASPMGAVPVGVSSTLVRGPDVGLLGTAPVALALLLGAVPWWLVGAALLWSLALGALAVGTARPPD, from the coding sequence GTGGGGGACACGCTGTCCGGGCTCACCTCCGCCGGGGTCCTCGTGGCGCTGTGCGGAGGCGCCGTCTCCAGCCTCCGCGAGCAGATCGCCGCCCGGCCGGCCGTCGATGCGGCGGTGCTCCCCGGCGGGCTGACCGCGGCGGCCGTCGCGCTCTCCCTGGCCGCGGGGCTGACCGCACTGTTCGCCCGGCTGGGGCCGGTCAGCGCCACACCGGCGGCCGCGGCGTGGTGGCTGCCCCTGCCCGCGGGGCGGCGCGGGCTGCTGCGCGGGGAGCTGCGCCGGGCGGTCGGCCTGGCGGTGGCGGCGGCGCTGGCCGTCGGCGTCCCGGTGGTGCTGGCCTGGAGCCGGACACCGGCCGGCGTCCTGGCCGGGCTGGCGGCCGGTGCGCTGCTGCCGGGTGCCGCCGTCGGGGTGCTCGTCGTCCGGCAGGCCGGTGGTGGCGGCCGGTGGGTGCCCCCGGTCGCCGGTGCGGTGACCGCGCTGGCCCTGGTGGGCCCGGCCGTCGCCGGGTGCGTGGTCGCCGGGCTGGGCGTGGACCTGCCCGACGTCGCGGGCGGGTGGTTGCCGGCGCCGGTGGCGACGGGGCTGCTGGGTGGGCTGCTGGTGGTCGCCGTCCTCTGCCTGGCCCTGGCCGACCGGCGGCTGGCGGACCTGTCCGCCGGCGCGCTCCGCGCGTCGGGGGAGACCGCGCAGTACGCCACGGCGTCGGTCTTCTCGCTGGACACCCGTGAGCTCGGCCGGGCGCTGGGGACGACGGTGCGCCGGCCGCGGCGCCCGCTGGCCTGGCGCTGGGTGCGGCGGCCGTGGCAGGCGGTCGTCGCCGGCGACCTGGCGGTGCTGGCCCGGTCCCCGTGGCGGTGGGGGCAGCTGGCGGCCGGGGCGGCGCTGCCGGTGCTGGCCGCCCGCACCGAGGGGCTGGCCGAGCTGCCCGCCCTGGTGGCGGTGACCGTCGCCCTCGGCTGGGGGACCGCCGCGACGTCACTGGGGGAGCCGAGCCGGCGGGCGGTCGCGGCGCCGGCCGCCGACCGGGCGTTGCCGCTGGGCGGTGCGGCGGTCGTCTGGGCCCGGGCGGTCGTGCCGGTCGCGGTGCTCGCGGGGGTCTGCGGGGTCTCGGCGCTGCTCGTCGGCCAGGGCGCCGGCGCACCGGCCGCGTGGCTGGCGCTGGGCGCGGCCACCGCCCCGGCGTGGGCGGGAGCCGCCGTGCGCGCCGGCTACCGCCCCGACCTGGACTGGTCCGGCCCCGTGCTCGCCTCGCCGATGGGCGCCGTCCCCGTGGGGGTGAGCAGCACCCTGGTGCGCGGGCCGGACGTCGGCCTGCTGGGGACCGCCCCGGTCGCGCTGGCCCTGCTGCTCGGCGCGGTCCCGTGGTGGCTCGTCGGTGCGGCGCTGCTGTGGTCGCTGGCGCTCGGCGCGCTCGCCGTCGGTACGGCCCGGCCCCCGGACTGA
- a CDS encoding ABC transporter ATP-binding protein, which yields MALLAAEELSVGYGDEPVCAPVTVSVEPGTAVALVGPNGAGKSTVLQTMVGLLPPLAGTVRFAGGPVDERDAGFRRAVAGVLDDDAFFPSLTGAEHLLLTARAHGVTGAEQVVDAELAAFGLTDRAGALPSALSSGQRRRLALAGALVRPADLLVLDEPERRLDTAMRRALADRLAALVDAGGAVLFASHDPTFVGTLADRVLVVGEDECPVVAPEDAVAALQEG from the coding sequence ATGGCCCTGCTGGCCGCCGAGGAGCTCTCGGTCGGCTACGGCGACGAGCCGGTGTGCGCCCCCGTGACGGTGTCGGTCGAACCCGGGACGGCGGTCGCGCTGGTCGGCCCGAACGGTGCCGGCAAGTCCACCGTGCTGCAGACGATGGTCGGTCTGCTGCCGCCGCTGGCCGGGACGGTCCGCTTCGCCGGTGGGCCGGTCGACGAGCGGGACGCCGGTTTCCGCCGCGCGGTCGCCGGGGTGCTGGACGACGATGCGTTCTTCCCGTCGCTGACCGGCGCGGAGCACCTGCTGCTCACCGCCCGCGCCCACGGGGTCACCGGCGCCGAGCAGGTGGTCGACGCCGAGCTGGCCGCCTTCGGGCTGACCGACCGGGCCGGCGCGCTGCCCTCGGCGCTCTCCTCCGGCCAGCGCCGGCGGCTGGCGCTGGCCGGGGCGCTGGTGCGCCCGGCCGACCTGCTGGTGCTCGACGAGCCGGAACGCCGGCTGGACACCGCGATGCGCCGGGCGCTGGCCGACCGGCTCGCGGCGCTGGTGGACGCCGGCGGTGCGGTGCTGTTCGCCAGCCACGACCCGACGTTCGTCGGCACCCTCGCCGACCGGGTGCTGGTGGTCGGCGAGGACGAGTGCCCGGTGGTCGCGCCCGAGGACGCCGTCGCGGCGTTGCAGGAGGGCTGA
- a CDS encoding TenA family protein yields the protein MSLAADLWAENADLAAVARAHPFVQGIGDGSLPPELFAGYVAQDAFFLESFARGYALGAAHSPDRAALDVFADLLAGVREELRLHEGYAARWGIDLAAVEPLPATLAYTDFLLATAALGGSGLTCAAMTPCMRLYAHLGQSLAGRAAPAYAEWVTTYTDPGFEELAATLERLLDGTAADTPAVRRAYRRAMELEVGFFDAAWRGGAESG from the coding sequence ATGAGCCTGGCCGCCGACCTCTGGGCCGAGAACGCCGACCTCGCCGCCGTCGCGCGGGCGCACCCGTTCGTGCAGGGCATCGGCGACGGCAGCCTGCCGCCGGAGCTGTTCGCCGGCTACGTCGCCCAGGACGCGTTCTTCCTGGAGTCCTTCGCCCGCGGCTACGCCCTCGGCGCCGCGCACAGCCCCGACCGGGCCGCGCTGGACGTCTTCGCCGACCTGCTCGCCGGCGTCCGCGAGGAGCTGCGGCTGCACGAGGGCTACGCCGCCCGCTGGGGCATCGACCTGGCCGCGGTCGAGCCGCTGCCGGCCACGCTGGCCTACACCGACTTCCTGCTCGCCACGGCGGCCCTGGGCGGCAGCGGGCTGACCTGCGCGGCGATGACGCCGTGCATGCGGCTGTACGCCCACCTCGGGCAGTCGCTGGCCGGCCGAGCGGCGCCCGCCTACGCCGAGTGGGTCACCACCTACACCGACCCGGGCTTCGAGGAGCTGGCGGCCACGCTGGAGCGGCTGCTGGACGGCACGGCCGCCGACACGCCCGCGGTCCGGCGCGCCTACCGGCGGGCCATGGAGCTGGAGGTCGGCTTCTTCGACGCCGCCTGGCGCGGTGGTGCGGAGTCCGGCTGA
- a CDS encoding TenA family transcriptional regulator has protein sequence MPVAELLRRHPEIWRAATAHPFLTAVRDGSLPAGAFDTWLVQDARFVADLLRFQARLLARAPRPAQAVLAGGLVALVEELAWFEEQAATRGLDLTAPALPATAAYAELLDRLDTADVPVALTALWTIERTYLDAWTTALPGAPAYREFVEHWTVPGFAGYVAGLETAADAVGGGQDDVFAEVVAAEVAFWDMALEQAA, from the coding sequence GTGCCGGTCGCCGAGCTGCTCCGACGTCATCCCGAGATCTGGCGCGCGGCCACCGCGCACCCCTTCCTGACCGCGGTGCGTGACGGGTCGCTGCCCGCGGGCGCGTTCGACACCTGGCTGGTCCAGGACGCGCGCTTCGTCGCCGACCTGCTGCGCTTCCAGGCCCGGCTGCTCGCCCGGGCGCCGCGGCCGGCCCAGGCGGTGCTCGCCGGCGGTCTGGTCGCCCTGGTCGAGGAGCTGGCCTGGTTCGAGGAGCAGGCGGCCACCCGCGGTCTGGACCTCACCGCCCCCGCGCTGCCGGCCACCGCGGCCTACGCCGAGCTGCTGGACCGGCTGGACACCGCCGACGTCCCGGTCGCGCTGACCGCGCTGTGGACCATCGAGCGCACCTACCTCGACGCATGGACGACGGCGCTGCCCGGTGCCCCGGCCTACCGGGAGTTCGTCGAGCACTGGACCGTGCCGGGCTTCGCCGGCTACGTCGCCGGCCTGGAGACGGCGGCCGACGCGGTGGGCGGTGGTCAGGACGACGTCTTCGCCGAGGTGGTCGCCGCCGAGGTGGCCTTCTGGGACATGGCCCTGGAGCAGGCGGCATGA
- a CDS encoding purine-cytosine permease family protein yields MSTSGTVGTTTSGADAPLTLTEPAARTLGFRESAGLWGNLGISLLLPVAAVYVVLPGRPLSVTLGAIVVGAVIGASLLGLAAAAGAREGVPAMVLLRGLLGRRASYLPTALNLVQCIGWATFEIVIIAEAASRVLDAPRWPFVLIAGVLATAMALRPLGVVRVLSRYAVWAALAAIVYLFVEVLSEPLAPLDSGGAASFWTATDIVIALPISWFPLAADYTRHVRSGRVAGTSTALGYGLATVAMFTLGVLALAAYGSSGLDVIDALLAVPLGALAVLVLVTVELDEAFANVYSTAVSAQNVVARLDRRLLALGVGATATVLALSFDIVAYEPFLFLIGAVFVPLIGVFLVAYALRTPGRWDTSDTAPARLVYLLPWLAGFVAYQLTLPTFFAGVGAGWTSWWTARQSDLGIDPANGWSASLVSLAVAAVLTAVIALLDARRGRQPA; encoded by the coding sequence ATGAGCACGTCCGGAACCGTCGGCACGACCACGTCCGGTGCAGACGCACCGCTGACCCTCACCGAACCAGCCGCCCGCACGCTGGGCTTCCGCGAGTCCGCGGGCCTGTGGGGCAACCTCGGCATCAGCCTGCTGCTGCCGGTCGCCGCCGTGTACGTCGTCCTGCCGGGGCGGCCGCTGTCGGTCACGCTCGGCGCGATCGTCGTCGGCGCGGTGATCGGTGCCTCGCTGCTGGGGCTGGCCGCCGCGGCCGGCGCCCGCGAGGGGGTGCCGGCGATGGTGCTGCTCCGCGGCCTCCTCGGCCGGCGGGCCTCCTACCTGCCCACCGCGCTGAACCTGGTGCAGTGCATCGGCTGGGCCACCTTCGAGATCGTGATCATCGCCGAGGCGGCGTCCCGGGTGCTGGACGCGCCGCGCTGGCCGTTCGTGCTGATCGCCGGGGTGCTCGCCACCGCGATGGCGCTGCGGCCCCTCGGCGTGGTCCGGGTGCTGTCCCGCTACGCGGTGTGGGCGGCGCTGGCCGCGATCGTCTACCTGTTCGTCGAGGTGCTCTCCGAGCCGCTCGCCCCGCTGGACAGCGGCGGCGCCGCCTCGTTCTGGACGGCGACCGACATCGTGATCGCCCTGCCGATCTCCTGGTTCCCGCTCGCCGCCGACTACACCCGGCACGTGCGCAGCGGCCGGGTCGCCGGCACCAGCACCGCGCTGGGCTACGGGCTGGCCACCGTCGCGATGTTCACCCTCGGCGTGCTGGCGCTGGCGGCCTACGGGAGCTCCGGGCTGGACGTCATCGACGCGCTGCTGGCCGTGCCGCTGGGGGCGCTGGCCGTGCTGGTGCTCGTCACGGTCGAGCTCGACGAGGCGTTCGCCAACGTCTACTCCACGGCGGTGTCCGCGCAGAACGTGGTGGCCCGGCTGGACCGCCGGCTGCTCGCGCTGGGCGTCGGCGCGACCGCCACCGTGCTCGCGCTGAGCTTCGACATCGTCGCCTACGAGCCGTTCCTCTTCCTGATCGGTGCGGTCTTCGTGCCGCTGATCGGCGTCTTCCTGGTCGCCTACGCGCTGCGCACCCCCGGCCGGTGGGACACCTCGGACACCGCCCCGGCCCGGCTGGTCTACCTGCTGCCGTGGCTGGCCGGCTTCGTCGCCTACCAGCTGACCCTGCCGACCTTCTTCGCCGGCGTCGGCGCCGGCTGGACCTCCTGGTGGACCGCCCGGCAGAGCGACCTGGGCATCGACCCGGCCAACGGCTGGTCGGCCTCCCTGGTCAGCCTGGCCGTCGCCGCGGTGCTCACCGCGGTGATCGCGCTGCTCGACGCCCGCCGCGGGCGGCAGCCGGCATGA
- the thiE gene encoding thiamine phosphate synthase — translation MTSALGRLHVLTDADGGPRALAVVAAAVAAGAPVVQVRAKGCSDRVLHDFARAVVELCRPAGTTVLVNDRVDVALAVGADGTHLGADDLPLAAARRVAGPGHLLGGTARDPQQARQLVAEGADYLGVGPAFATTTKTGLPDPIGVAGVGAVAAAVPVPVIAISGVTAARVGELIAAGATGVAVVGAVTGAADPGAATAELLRALEDSR, via the coding sequence ATGACCTCCGCGCTGGGCCGGCTGCACGTGCTCACCGACGCCGACGGCGGGCCGCGCGCGCTCGCCGTCGTCGCCGCCGCGGTGGCCGCCGGGGCGCCGGTGGTGCAGGTGCGGGCGAAGGGCTGCAGCGACCGGGTGCTGCACGACTTCGCCCGCGCGGTGGTGGAGCTCTGCCGGCCCGCGGGCACCACCGTCCTGGTCAACGACCGGGTCGACGTGGCGCTGGCCGTCGGCGCCGACGGGACGCACCTTGGCGCCGACGACCTCCCGCTCGCCGCGGCCCGGCGGGTCGCCGGGCCGGGGCACCTGCTCGGCGGCACGGCCCGCGACCCGCAGCAGGCCCGGCAGCTGGTGGCCGAGGGCGCGGACTACCTGGGGGTCGGCCCGGCCTTCGCCACCACCACCAAGACCGGGCTCCCCGACCCGATCGGGGTCGCCGGGGTCGGTGCGGTGGCGGCCGCGGTGCCGGTGCCGGTGATCGCCATCAGCGGGGTCACCGCCGCACGGGTCGGGGAGCTGATCGCCGCCGGCGCCACCGGGGTGGCCGTGGTCGGCGCGGTCACCGGCGCCGCCGACCCGGGTGCCGCGACCGCCGAGCTGCTGCGTGCCCTGGAGGACTCCCGGTGA
- the thiO gene encoding glycine oxidase ThiO: protein MIDVAVAGGGLIGLSVAWRAAQRGLSVAVVDDAPGTGASAAAAGMLAPVTEAAYGEEALLRLCLASLQRYPAFAAEVEAASGLPVGLRTAGTLVVGFDADDVRALDALHDYQQELGLAVERLTPRETRRREPGLTPRLRGGLAVEGDHSVDGRALHRALTGAVEAAGVRLVRDRVAGVQVSGGRATGLALAGGGELAAGTVVLALGAHSNTLPGVPPLPVRPVKGQILRMAGAAGLLTGTVRALVRSRHVYLVPYGEDGLIVGATTEDRGFDATVTAGGVHELLHDAIEVVPGVTELELVETLARWRPGTDDNAPLLGPSTLPGLVLATGHHRNGVLLTPVTGDLVAELLATGELPGLAAPFTVERFPHR, encoded by the coding sequence GTGATCGACGTCGCGGTGGCCGGTGGTGGGCTGATCGGGCTGTCGGTGGCCTGGCGGGCGGCGCAGCGCGGCCTGTCGGTCGCCGTCGTCGACGACGCCCCCGGCACCGGGGCCTCGGCCGCCGCCGCCGGGATGCTCGCCCCGGTCACCGAGGCCGCCTACGGGGAGGAGGCGCTGCTGCGGCTGTGCCTGGCCTCCCTGCAGCGCTACCCGGCGTTCGCCGCCGAGGTGGAGGCGGCCAGCGGCCTGCCGGTGGGGCTGCGTACCGCCGGCACCCTGGTGGTCGGCTTCGACGCCGACGACGTCCGGGCACTGGACGCGCTGCACGACTACCAGCAGGAGCTGGGCCTGGCCGTCGAGCGGCTGACCCCGCGGGAGACCCGCCGCCGGGAGCCCGGGCTGACCCCGCGGCTGCGCGGCGGGCTGGCCGTCGAGGGCGACCACTCGGTCGACGGCAGGGCGCTGCACCGGGCGCTGACCGGCGCCGTCGAGGCCGCGGGCGTGCGCCTGGTCCGGGACCGGGTGGCCGGGGTGCAGGTCTCCGGCGGGCGGGCGACCGGGCTGGCGCTGGCCGGCGGCGGGGAGCTGGCCGCCGGCACCGTCGTCCTGGCGCTGGGCGCGCACAGCAACACGCTCCCCGGGGTGCCGCCGCTGCCGGTGCGGCCGGTCAAGGGGCAGATCCTGCGGATGGCCGGTGCGGCGGGGCTGCTGACCGGCACCGTGCGCGCCCTGGTCCGCAGCCGGCACGTGTACCTGGTGCCCTACGGCGAGGACGGCCTGATCGTGGGGGCGACCACCGAGGACCGCGGCTTCGACGCCACCGTCACCGCCGGTGGGGTGCACGAGCTGCTGCACGACGCGATCGAGGTCGTGCCCGGGGTGACCGAGCTGGAGCTGGTGGAGACCCTCGCCCGCTGGCGGCCCGGCACCGACGACAACGCCCCGCTGCTGGGGCCCAGCACGCTGCCCGGGCTGGTGCTGGCCACCGGTCACCACCGCAACGGCGTCCTGCTCACCCCGGTGACCGGTGACCTCGTCGCCGAGCTGCTGGCCACCGGCGAGCTGCCCGGGCTCGCCGCCCCGTTCACCGTCGAGAGGTTCCCGCACCGATGA